One Glycine max cultivar Williams 82 chromosome 6, Glycine_max_v4.0, whole genome shotgun sequence DNA segment encodes these proteins:
- the LOC106799082 gene encoding uncharacterized protein, translating into MANHIISSRDSGGITLETSSTKDQGGPSNKPQQQGPSLYDRTMKLEKNLAQFMQVSMSNPKSTESTIKNLEVLVGQLEKQLVDHLSSSFGANTEKNPKEECKAVMTRSRLVAMKESENGIGADKQQLVSNLALEPVVEFLSEFEEELEDKERHLARFLDIFKKLEITMPFGEALKQMPLYAKFLKDMLTRKNRYIHSDTIVMEGNCSVVIQRILPRKHLDPGSVTIPCSIGEVAIGKALIDLGANINLMLLSMCQKLGELEIMPT; encoded by the exons ATGGCGAACCATATAATTAGCAGCAGGGACAGTGGAGGAATCACCCTGGAAACCAGTTCAACAAAAGACCAGGGTGGTCCATCTAACAAGccacaacaacaagggcctagtctctatgatcgAACAATGAAGCTGGAAAAGAATCTTGCTCAATTCATGCAAGTATCTATGTCAAACCCTAAGAGCACAGAGTCCACCATCAAGAATCTGGAAGTCCTGGTGGGACAGTTGGAAAAACAATTGGTAGACCATCTGTCTAGTAGCTTTGGAGCTAATACTGAGAAAAATCCAAAGGAGGAATGTAAAGCTGTCATGACTAGAAGCAGATTGGTGGCCATGAAAGAAAGTGAGAATGGAATAGGTGCAGATAAACAACAGCTGGTGTCTAACCTAGCACTTGAGCCTGTGGTAGAATTTTTGAGTGAGTTTGAGGAAGAATTGGAG gataAGGAGAGACATCTAGCCAGATTTCttgacatcttcaagaagctAGAGATCACAATGCCTTTTGGAGAGGCTCTCAAACAAATGCCACTCTATGCTAAGTTTCTGAAAGACATGCTAACTAGGAAGAACAGGTATATCCACAGTGACACCATAGTCATGGAGGGAAACTGTAGTGTTGTTATTCAACGTATCCTACCACGGAAGCATTTAGATCCAGGAAGTGTCACAATACCGTGTTCTATTGGTGAGGTTGCAATAGGCAAGGCTCTcattgatttgggagccaacATTAATCTGATGCTGCTTTCCATGTGCCAGAAACttggagagttggagataatgCCTACTTAG